The Procambarus clarkii isolate CNS0578487 chromosome 91, FALCON_Pclarkii_2.0, whole genome shotgun sequence genome includes a region encoding these proteins:
- the LOC138359536 gene encoding uncharacterized protein has protein sequence MQMSADEQGNDIWDPVKADAHPYTNTYTTIHTPTLNGSLNGSLNGSLNGSLNGSLNGSLNGSVNGSLNGSVNGSLNGGFNGSLNGSVNGSLNGSVNGSLNGSVNGSLNGSVNGSLNGSVNGSLNGGFNGSLNGSVNGSPNGSFNGSFNGRTVSKYTTAQWFAQSAHN, from the coding sequence ATCCTGTTAAGGCAGATGCtcacccatacaccaacacatacaccacaatacacacTCCCACTCTCAACGGGAGCCTCAACGGGAGTCTCAACGGGAGCCTCAACGGGAGTCTCAACGGGAGCCTCAACGGGAGTCTCAACGGGAGTGTTAACGGGAGTCTCAACGGGAGTGTTAATGGGAGTCTCAACGGAGGTTTTAACGGGAGTCTCAACGGGAGTGTTAACGGGAGTCTCAACGGGAGTGTTAACGGGAGTCTCAACGGGAGTGTTAACGGGAGTCTCAACGGGAGTGTTAACGGGAGTCTCAACGGGAGTGTTAATGGGAGTCTCAACGGAGGTTTTAACGGGAGTCTCAACGGGAGTGTTAACGGGAGTCCCAACGGAAGTTTTAACGGGAGTTTCAACGGAAGAACAGTTAGCAAGTATACAACGGCACAGTGGTTTGCTCAGTCGGCTCACAATTAG